Proteins encoded by one window of Mus musculus strain C57BL/6J chromosome 10, GRCm38.p6 C57BL/6J:
- the Sobp gene encoding sine oculis-binding protein homolog isoform X2, whose amino-acid sequence MDIFYKETQANLPAGLCSTLHPHMESKAEGTGVQLLTPDSWNIPLTDARRKAPSPVTAAGQSQGPGPSSSTTVSPSDTANCSVTKIPTPVPKSLPISETPSIPPVSVQPPASIGPPLGVPPRSPPMVMTNRGPVPLPIFMEQQIIQQIRPPFIRGPPHHASNPNSPLSNPMLPGIGAPPGGPRNLGPTSSPMHRPMLSPHIHPPSTPTMPGNPPGLLPPPPPGAPLPSLPFPPVSMMPNGPMPVPQMMNFGLPSLAPLVPPPTLLVPYPVIVPLPVPIPIPIPIPHVNDSKPPNGFSSNGESFVPSAPGDSSAAGGKAGGRSLSPRDSKQGSSKSADSPPGSSGQALSLAPAERGRGEVVDLTRRAGSPAGAGGQPGFAGVLHGPQDGVIDLTVGHRARLHNVIHRALHAHVKAEREPGAAERRTCGGCRDGHCSPPAAGDPGPGAPAGPEAAAACNVIVNGTRSAPAEAKGAEPPPEQPPPPAPPKKLLSSEEPVVNELESVKENNCASNCHLDGEATKKLMGEEALAGGDKSDPNLNNPADEDHAYALRMLPKTGCVIQPVPKPAEKAAMTPCVISSPMLSAGPEDLEPPLKRRCLRIRNQNK is encoded by the coding sequence ATGGACATTTTCTACAAAGAGACACAGGCCAATCTTCCAGCCGGGCTGTGCAGCACACTCCACCCTCACATGGAAAGTAAAGCAGAAGGCACCGGGGTGCAGCTGCTCACGCCAGACTCTTGGAATATCCCGCTAACAGATGCTCGGAGGAAAGCCCCTTCCCCCGTGACTGCAGCTGGCCAAAGCCAGGGCCCCGGCCCATCCTCGTCCACCACCGTTTCTCCATCTGACACTGCCAACTGCTCTGTCACTAAAATCCCCACGCCAGTGCCCAAGTCCCTCCCCATCAGCGAGACTCCGAGCATCCCTCCCGTCTCGGTCCAGCCACCTGCTAGCATCGGACCTCCACTGGGTGTCCCGCCTCGCAGCCCTCCCATGGTGATGACCAACCGCGGCCCAGTGCCCCTGCCCATCTTCATGGAGCAGCAAATTATCCAGCAGATCCGCCCGCCCTTCATCCGCGGACCACCGCACCACGCCTCCAACCCCAATAGTCCCTTGTCCAACCCCATGCTCCCGGGCATTGGGGCCCCGCCCGGAGGCCCCAGGAACCTAGGCCCCACTTCCAGCCCCATGCACCGGCCCATGCTATCGCCCCACATCCACCCCCCAAGTACCCCTACCATGCCTGGGAACCCCCCAGGGCTGCTGCCCCCGCCGCCCCCGGGCGCGCCCTTGCCCAGCCTTCCCTTCCCTCCGGTTAGCATGATGCCAAACGGCCCGATGCCGGTTCCCCAGATGATGAACTTCGGGCTGCCTTCGCTGGCCCCGCTGGTGCCGCCCCCCACGCTGCTCGTGCCGTACCCAGTGATAGTGCCCCTGCCGGTGcccatccctatccctatccccaTTCCCCATGTGAACGATTCCAAGCCCCCCAACGGATTTTCCAGCAACGGGGAGAGCTTCGTTCCGAGCGCTCCGGGCGACTCATCGGCGGCGGGAGGCAAGGCTGGTGGACGCTCCCTGTCCCCGCGGGACTCCAAGCAGGGCTCTTCCAAGTCAGCCGACTCGCCACCCGGAAGCTCCGGCCAGGCTCTGAGCCTGGCGCCCGCGGAGCGCGGTCGTGGGGAGGTGGTGGACCTGACCCGGCGCGCAGGCAGCCCCGCGGGTGCGGGAGGCCAGCCGGGCTTCGCGGGCGTGTTGCACGGCCCGCAGGACGGCGTCATCGACCTGACCGTGGGCCACCGAGCCCGGCTGCACAACGTGATACACCGTGCGCTGCACGCTCACGTCAAGGCGGAGCGCGAGCCGGGAGCCGCGGAGCGCAGGACCTGCGGCGGCTGCAGGGACGGCCACTGCAGCCCGCCCGCCGCCGGCGACCCCGGCCCGGGCGCCCCCGCGGGCCCCGAGGCCGCTGCCGCCTGCAACGTCATCGTGAACGGCACCCGCAGCGCCCCGGCCGAGGCCAAGGGCGCGGAGCCCCCGCCGGAGCAGCCgccgcccccagcccctcccaaaAAGCTACTGTCGTCCGAGGAGCCTGTGGTGAACGAGCTGGAGTCGGTCAAGGAGAACAACTGCGCTTCCAACTGCCACCTGGACGGGGAAGCGACCAAAAAACTGATGGGGGAGGAAGCCCTGGCGGGGGGCGACAAGTCGGACCCGAACCTCAATAACCCCGCGGACGAGGACCACGCCTATGCTCTGCGGATGCTGCCCAAGACCGGCTGCGTGATCCAGCCTGTGCCAAAACCCGCGGAGAAGGCTGCCATGACGCCGTGCGTCATCTCCTCGCCCATGCTCAGCGCTGGCCCTGAGGACCTGGAGCCTCCGCTCAAAAGGAGGTGCCTCCGAATTAGAAAccagaataagtaa